In Candidatus Babeliales bacterium, the DNA window AATGGTGCTAGTCCGAATCTAAAAAATGATGATGGTGATACGTCATTGATTTCAGCAATAAAATCTGGTGTATCGGAAGATAAAATCAAAAAAGTAGTCGAACTTTTACTTACGTATGGCGCTGATTCTTCAATAAAAAATAAAGAAGGCAAAACAGCGCTCGATTATGCAAAAGAAAAAAACTTAAAACAAATCATGAATATTTTAAAGAAACAGAAATGATATCTATTTAAAAAAGGATCAATGAAGTGAAGAAAATATTTACGTTATTATTAATGCTTCCGTTTTTGCATACTTTTATGGTTCAGCCAAGAACCACCGTAGAAAATCAAGATGGCTATAATTCAATTGGTGTATATTTTAGAGCATTAGGATGTGCCAGAAATTCAAGAGCAGCAAATCTTGCATTTTTATGTAAAAATGTTGGTTTTTTAAAACCTAATACATCAACATCTTATAAATGGAAAGGCGGACAATCGAGTAAAAGAATATATATCAGAGTGCACAAAGGAAGTATCTATTTAGTGAAGGGTCAAAAACGAACGACAGAAAAAAGTTATCGTTTTCGAGCCAAAAAGTTAAAAAATCACTTGGTTTGGAAAGGAATTGCGGAAGAAAGAGGTGGGCAAATAATTTCTGTTTCTGATGATTTTAAATTTGAACATGCACTTTCAGAACCTCCGAAAGCCCCAGGAATTCCTTAGTTTTCTTTTTCTTAGGAGCTAAGATAAAACACATTTTAACGGAAAAGATTATACTTTAAGCCTTAATTTTTAGTAAAATACTAATAAAGATTAATTGTATTGATTTTTTTGAGGTAATTGTTTTTCTTCGATAAGCATATTAATTATCTGCTTAAGTTTCTCCAAATTTTTACCACGCTTTTTTGCTAATTTAATCTCTTTTAAAAACTTTTTTTCATAAATAGGCTCCAGCACTATAGCCCTAATTTTTTAAATAGATCTTTAGCATTTTTGGCTTTTATTAAGTTTTCTTTTTTCTTACTATTTTTGATAGCTTGGATAGTATCTTTATTTGGTGTGTGATTATAGAGGCATTCTTTTTGTTCTTGATAATGTGCTAGTCCATGATCTATAAATTCAAGAACCATTTCTCTCATGCTTTTTCCTGTTACTGCTGCGATGGCTTTAAGTTTTTTATGATCAATTTTTGGCATATCTATAGTTATACGTGATAAATTACTTTTGTACTCATATTATCCTTTATTTTAGCTTGTCTTTCATAAAAAGAATACCAGAAATACAGAAAAAAGTAAATTGTGTGTTTTTTATCCAATCGCAGTTATGACTTTTGACCCATAAATATTTTACTTTTTAATTGAAATAATAAAGAAAACAAAGAGGTCAGCCGAAACTGACCTCTTTTTATTTTGATTTCGCAGAAGCTTTTATTTTTTTCTTAACCGTTTTTTTCTTCGGCTTTTCTTGTTCTATAAATGGGTTGTGTGCCAATGCATTCTCTAAAACTTGATCCATATTTTCTACAAAAATGATATTAATATTTAAGCTTGTTTTAACTTCTTTAGCTAATTCCAAAACATCATCTTCATTTTCTTTTGGTACTAATACTGTTTTTATGCCATGTTGTGGTGCTGCCAGTAATTTTTCTTTTAAACCACCAATAGCCAAAACACGTCCACGTAAGGTGATTTCACCAGTCATAGCCACGTCAGAGCGAGTTTGGTTTTTAGTTAAAGCTGAAACTAAAGCTACGCACATGGTAATACCAGCAGAAGGGCCATCTTTAGGCGTTGCGCCTTCTGGAATATGAATATGAATATCCTTATTTGCGTGAAAATTACTTTTAATATTAAGTGCCGTTGCACGCGATCGAATATAACTCAATGCAGCATGTGCTGATTCTTGCATTACTTCGCCGAGTTGACCGGTTAACGTAACCGAACCTTTGCCCGGTAAAATTGATGATTCAATTTCTAAAATCTCACCGCCATATTCCGTCCATGCAAGCCCAGTTGCTAATCCAATTCGCTCAGGTGATTGATCGAGCGATGTTTTTTTAAATTTAGCGTAACCTAACCATTCTTTAATGCGTTCTTCATTAATAGCAATATTCTTAATTTGCTTATCTTTTAGCAATATTTGAATAACTTTACGCATTAACTTATTGATTACTCGTTCTAATTGTCGTACCCCAGCTTCACGGGTATATTGCGAGATAATAAGCTCAATAAGTGAATCTTCCATATGGAAATGTTCTTCAGTCAGCTCATGTTCTTTAAGATTTTTTGGAATAAGAAATTTTCGTGCAATTTCTATTTTTTCTAAATCAGTGTATCCAGGAAGCGTAATTATTTCCATACGATCAAAAAGTGGGTATGGAATACCGTCAATAGTATTGGCCGTTGTCACAAACATTACTTTAGATAAATCGTATTCAACTTCTAAGAAATGATCTACAAAAGATTTGTTTTGTTCAGGATCAAGCACTTCAAGTAATGCTGCAGCAGGATCACCATGAATATCACGTGTCATTTTATCGATCTCATCAAGCAAAATAACTGGATTCTGCGTTTTTGCTTTACGCATTGCTTGAATAATTTTTCCTGGTAATGCACCAATATAAGTACGACGATGTCCTCTGATTTCTGCTTCATCACGGATACCACCAAGAGAAATTCGTACAAATTCTCTTCCTAAACTTTTTCCAATAGATTCTGCTAATGATGTTTTACCAACACCAGGAGGCCCTGATAGGCAAATTATAGGAGAACGTTCTAATGATTTAGAGTATTTTTTTGCCGCTAAGAACTCAATAATTCGTTCTTTAGCCTTTGAAAGGCCGGCATGTTGTTGATTTAAAATTTTTTCTGCTTGTACCAAGCTAATACGGTCTTTGCTTTGTTTTTTCCAAGGCAATGAAGTTACCCAATCTACATAATTTCGTGAAATAACTGCTTCTGCAGAAAGTGGCGGCATTTGTTCGAGCCGTTTAAATTCTTTTTCTACTTTCTCTTGCGCTTCTTCTGAAAGACCAAGATTTTTAGT includes these proteins:
- a CDS encoding type II toxin-antitoxin system YafQ family toxin, translating into MLEPIYEKKFLKEIKLAKKRGKNLEKLKQIINMLIEEKQLPQKNQYN
- the lon gene encoding endopeptidase La, with protein sequence MSIDATNRKILAPENTQQGILLPLLPLRNVIILPKSIHPIIVGRTHSIKAVEQALKEDKIIFITTQKDAEIENPTQNDVFEYGTKSLILQIMRLPNGGLKILAEGICRAKMLKAEQESEYINAYCVDLPTENLENSVELQAFWRHLKSLYESYTRLNEKVPNDLMAAVKSIEDMDTIADTLAVHLNLSFYERQEILETLDLKNRLSKLIKFLTQEIEILETEQRIKGRVQNQVEKNHREYYLTEQMKAIQKELGREDHQVEIGDLRSKTKNLGLSEEAQEKVEKEFKRLEQMPPLSAEAVISRNYVDWVTSLPWKKQSKDRISLVQAEKILNQQHAGLSKAKERIIEFLAAKKYSKSLERSPIICLSGPPGVGKTSLAESIGKSLGREFVRISLGGIRDEAEIRGHRRTYIGALPGKIIQAMRKAKTQNPVILLDEIDKMTRDIHGDPAAALLEVLDPEQNKSFVDHFLEVEYDLSKVMFVTTANTIDGIPYPLFDRMEIITLPGYTDLEKIEIARKFLIPKNLKEHELTEEHFHMEDSLIELIISQYTREAGVRQLERVINKLMRKVIQILLKDKQIKNIAINEERIKEWLGYAKFKKTSLDQSPERIGLATGLAWTEYGGEILEIESSILPGKGSVTLTGQLGEVMQESAHAALSYIRSRATALNIKSNFHANKDIHIHIPEGATPKDGPSAGITMCVALVSALTKNQTRSDVAMTGEITLRGRVLAIGGLKEKLLAAPQHGIKTVLVPKENEDDVLELAKEVKTSLNINIIFVENMDQVLENALAHNPFIEQEKPKKKTVKKKIKASAKSK